The Nitrospira lenta DNA window TCGAACTTGGTGATCCGCCCGATGCCGGATTGCCCGGCACAGAGCGCAGCCCAGGTCTTGTCCACCCCGGTCCCGAGAGGGGTGACCAGTCCTACGCCTGTCACGACAATGCGCCGCGTCGATCGCTCAGCCATAGGTCCCGCTTATGACTTTTCCTTGATGTAGTCCAATGCTTTTCCGACCGTGAGGATTTTCTCGGCATCCTCATCGGGGATCTCGATCTCGAATTCTTCCTCAAGCGCCATCACCAGCTCGACAGTATCGAGTGAGTCGGCTCCCAAGTCCTCGACGAAGGAGGCTTCGGCAACCACCTCATCTTCCTCAACGCCGAGTTGCTCGGCAATAATCTTTTTCACGCGCTCATCAACAGTTGCCATCGATCTGCCTACCTCCTTCCCCAACGTGACTGACCCTCTGCTGCAACATGGGGATATGCTGCCGCTGGTTGTTCCCAGACCTTGGGGACCATCTATACCATTAACATGCCGCCATTCACATGCAAAACATGACCGGTAATATACGCCGCCTCATCTGAAACAAGAAAGCGGACCGCCGCCGCAATGTCAGCCGGCGTACCCAACCGTCCCAACGGAATCTGTTTCTGCAATGTTTCCTTCACGTCGTCCGACAAGCCATGCGTCATCGCCGTGTCGATGAACCCCGGCGCCACCGCGTTGACCGTCACATTGCGCGTCGCATATTCGCGTCCGACCGTCTTGGTGAAACCGATCACGGCCGCTTTCGACGCAGCGTAATTCGCCTGGCCGGCGTTGCCCATCACGCCCACGATCGACGCGATGTTCACGATACGACCATACCGCTGCTTGGTCATCGGCTGCAAGACCGCCTTGGTGCAATTGAACGTGCCGTTCAGATTGACCTGCAGCACCAGATTCCAATCTTCTTCTTTCATGCGGAGCAGCAATCCGTCGCGGGTGATCCCGGCATTGTTGACCAGAATGTCGATCTTACCCCAGGCCTTCATGACCTGCTCGGCCATGGCCTTGGTATCGTTCGCATCCGCCACATTGACCTTGACGTTTAGCACTTTCCGGCCTAACGCCTCGATCGCCTTCACCGTCTCTTGCGACCGGCTCGGATCCAGATCCGCGACGACGATATCGGCGCCCGCTTGCGCCAGCGTTTCCGCAATCGCCCGGCCGATGCCCTGAGCTGCCCCTGTGACTATCGCAACCCGCCCTTGCAATGACATGCCGATTTCCTTGTTAAACGTGACGGATCAGGCCGAATGCGCGGCGCCGAGCGCCTGGAGTGTCGCATCCAACGATTTGGGATCATGAACGTTCAATAATTTTGCATCCGGAAGAATGCGCTTGATCAGGCCCGTCAACACCGTCCCGGGCCCCACCTCAATAAATGTGGTCACACCCAGCTTCGCCATTGCCTGCACCGAGTCTTCCCACAAGACCGACGACGGCAACTGGCGGACCAGCGAGGGCTGAATCTCATCGGCCCGGCTGATAGGTTTGGCTTCGGCATTATTAATAAGCGGCGTGGCCAAATCAGTCCATTGCACGGCGGCAAGATCTTTCGATAGGCGGTCGGCCGCAATCTGCATCAACGGAGTATGGACCGGCACGCTGACCGGCAACGGAATCGCCTTCTTGCAGCCTTTGCTTTTGGCCAGTTCAATCGCTCGTTCAACGGCAGCTTTTTCTCCGGCGATGACAACCTGCCCCGGCGAATTGAAATTGGCCGCGGCAACCACCCCGACCGCCGAGGCCTCGCGGCAGACTTCCCGTACGACATCCGGGGTCAATCCGAGCAGCGCGGCCACCTGGCCGGTGCCCGGTGGTACTGCTTCAGACATATACCGTCCACGCTTCTGCACCAGCCCGACGGCATCTCGAAAGGACACGCCACCCGCAGCCACTAACGCCGAATATT harbors:
- the fabG gene encoding 3-oxoacyl-[acyl-carrier-protein] reductase encodes the protein MSLQGRVAIVTGAAQGIGRAIAETLAQAGADIVVADLDPSRSQETVKAIEALGRKVLNVKVNVADANDTKAMAEQVMKAWGKIDILVNNAGITRDGLLLRMKEEDWNLVLQVNLNGTFNCTKAVLQPMTKQRYGRIVNIASIVGVMGNAGQANYAASKAAVIGFTKTVGREYATRNVTVNAVAPGFIDTAMTHGLSDDVKETLQKQIPLGRLGTPADIAAAVRFLVSDEAAYITGHVLHVNGGMLMV
- the acpP gene encoding acyl carrier protein: MATVDERVKKIIAEQLGVEEDEVVAEASFVEDLGADSLDTVELVMALEEEFEIEIPDEDAEKILTVGKALDYIKEKS
- the fabD gene encoding ACP S-malonyltransferase encodes the protein MNSGIGLVFPGQGSQSVGMGKALCDAHPRLKQIYDEASSVLGYDSAALCFEGPAERLNLTENTQPALLVSSIAAFKTLDSAGLKPVAVAGHSLGEYSALVAAGGVSFRDAVGLVQKRGRYMSEAVPPGTGQVAALLGLTPDVVREVCREASAVGVVAAANFNSPGQVVIAGEKAAVERAIELAKSKGCKKAIPLPVSVPVHTPLMQIAADRLSKDLAAVQWTDLATPLINNAEAKPISRADEIQPSLVRQLPSSVLWEDSVQAMAKLGVTTFIEVGPGTVLTGLIKRILPDAKLLNVHDPKSLDATLQALGAAHSA